The following are from one region of the uncultured Fusobacterium sp. genome:
- a CDS encoding glycosyltransferase family 9 protein, which translates to MGKIRIFKTSYLKRKIKEYLVKISLLDYKFFSKKKESKNILIITLDALGDNIVKSRTIEILAEKYGKENTYILCKSKWKSIYELQGYKNIYVDETKWNIFYKINQYRKLNKIGFETVAIMNHSYLPEEADYIYSGVKYDMSENVEYILEKHIILLEKIFKRKFTLEEVKPDIRKYFSETKYKDIISIAIGTADYVKTPTYKNLKEYIEKILKLNLNKKIYLLGSGEKQREVAKKLKKEIQSNEIVDCIDKLELIEVIQVIKDSDLFIGGDSGLYNIAFSLKKKSICLHWSKLRTPWEHQEQYIKILKGNGGEEYIDKKYGTDILNSITFEQIEKSIKKLLED; encoded by the coding sequence ATGGGTAAAATAAGAATTTTTAAAACATCATATTTAAAAAGAAAAATAAAAGAGTATTTAGTTAAAATTAGTTTACTAGATTACAAATTTTTTTCAAAGAAAAAAGAGAGTAAAAATATATTAATTATTACTCTTGATGCTTTGGGAGATAATATTGTAAAAAGTAGAACAATAGAGATTTTAGCTGAAAAATATGGGAAAGAGAATACTTATATTTTATGTAAAAGTAAATGGAAATCAATATATGAATTGCAAGGATATAAAAATATTTATGTAGATGAAACTAAATGGAATATTTTTTATAAAATAAATCAATATAGAAAATTAAATAAAATTGGATTTGAAACAGTTGCTATAATGAACCATTCATATTTACCAGAAGAAGCTGATTATATCTATAGTGGAGTAAAATATGATATGTCAGAAAATGTAGAGTATATACTAGAGAAACATATAATTTTACTAGAAAAAATATTTAAAAGAAAATTTACTTTGGAAGAAGTAAAACCAGATATAAGAAAATATTTCTCTGAAACTAAATACAAAGATATAATAAGTATAGCTATTGGAACAGCTGATTATGTAAAAACACCAACATATAAAAATTTAAAAGAATATATAGAAAAAATATTAAAATTAAATTTAAATAAAAAAATATATTTATTAGGTAGTGGAGAAAAACAAAGAGAAGTAGCTAAAAAATTAAAAAAGGAAATTCAATCAAATGAGATAGTTGATTGTATTGATAAATTAGAGTTAATAGAGGTAATACAAGTAATAAAAGATTCTGATTTATTTATAGGTGGAGATTCTGGATTATATAATATTGCTTTCAGTTTAAAGAAAAAATCAATATGTTTACATTGGAGTAAACTAAGAACACCATGGGAACATCAAGAACAATATATTAAAATATTGAAAGGGAATGGTGGAGAAGAATATATCGATAAGAAATATGGAACTGATATATTAAATAGTATTACATTTGAGCAAATAGAAAAAAGTATAAAAAAATTATTAGAGGATTAA
- a CDS encoding glycosyltransferase, whose product MKKNILFRSGSLRMGGLERVLIEVLQTIDKEKYNISLIIDDDCGEDNIFEKDIPKEIKYYFLKSQDLIQKTEYYKEKRKNIFYKLMYNLYMNLETFIMCRESKKILKEIGEVDVLIDFDAGASKYIDKLNVKKKIVWIHNSIPKLKKKKSKIERFGKRLEKYDKVVAICDEMKKELQEIYPKIKEKIIRIYNPFNFERIEKLKNDDIDLTDNDRKLLERKYIVAIARLDSVQKDFSTLIKAFKIVKEKGVEEKLYIIGDGPSRKEIEQEIKKMGLEKEILLLGNRKNPYIWLKNSLFFVHSSKYEGLPTVLIEALICDKMIISSNCPTGPKEILKNESCGELFEVGNYNQLSNLLEKYILNKESKNKFLQEILKRKEEFNKEKVIKEYEKLIDNI is encoded by the coding sequence ATGAAAAAAAATATTTTATTTAGAAGTGGAAGTTTAAGAATGGGAGGACTTGAAAGAGTTCTTATAGAAGTTCTTCAAACGATTGATAAGGAAAAATATAATATTTCGTTGATAATTGATGATGATTGTGGAGAAGATAATATTTTTGAAAAAGATATTCCTAAAGAGATAAAATATTATTTTTTAAAATCACAAGATTTGATACAAAAAACAGAATATTATAAAGAAAAAAGAAAAAATATCTTTTATAAACTAATGTATAATTTATATATGAATTTAGAGACTTTTATAATGTGTAGAGAAAGCAAAAAGATTTTAAAAGAAATAGGAGAAGTAGATGTATTAATTGATTTTGATGCAGGAGCTTCTAAATATATAGATAAATTAAACGTTAAAAAGAAAATAGTATGGATCCATAATTCTATTCCTAAATTAAAAAAGAAAAAGTCTAAGATAGAGAGATTTGGAAAAAGATTAGAAAAATATGATAAAGTAGTTGCAATTTGTGATGAGATGAAGAAAGAATTGCAAGAGATTTATCCTAAAATTAAAGAAAAAATTATAAGAATATATAATCCATTTAATTTTGAAAGAATAGAAAAACTAAAGAATGATGATATAGATTTAACAGATAATGATAGAAAGTTATTAGAAAGAAAATATATAGTAGCTATTGCTAGATTAGATAGTGTCCAAAAAGATTTTTCAACATTAATTAAGGCTTTTAAAATAGTTAAAGAAAAAGGAGTAGAAGAAAAGCTATATATTATAGGAGATGGACCTTCAAGAAAAGAAATAGAGCAAGAAATAAAAAAAATGGGGCTAGAAAAAGAAATTTTATTGCTTGGAAATAGAAAAAATCCATATATTTGGTTAAAAAATTCTTTATTTTTTGTGCATAGTTCAAAATATGAAGGATTACCAACAGTATTAATAGAAGCGTTAATTTGTGATAAAATGATAATCTCTTCAAATTGTCCAACAGGTCCTAAAGAAATATTAAAAAATGAAAGTTGTGGAGAATTATTTGAAGTAGGTAACTATAATCAGTTGTCAAATTTGTTAGAAAAATACATTTTAAATAAAGAAAGTAAAAATAAATTTTTACAAGAAATATTAAAAAGAAAAGAAGAATTTAATAAAGAAAAAGTTATTAAAGAGTATGAAAAGTTAATTGATAATATTTAA
- a CDS encoding lipopolysaccharide core heptose(II) kinase RfaY, which produces MEVKENKYKEWKIYSPFGKEEVLLENIGKRIIDNDFKLIKILKDTKRNYVAIIEIEKTKYILKEFRSEVIIPQRHIQTIFKDGEALTTLKNGLEAIEEGIDELVKPLIALVKKNWMIEKSYLLMEYIEGSRIETKEDVDKIIKLIKKVHQLGRYHGDLNTSNFIKLNNEIKMIDTQIKKEKILFFKRAYDIFTLEEDILVSRYLFYDVEKEYGNIRKGLGYFIAKSIKNIKKLKIINIIKKQKKKLRNKGWKI; this is translated from the coding sequence ATGGAAGTAAAAGAGAATAAATATAAAGAATGGAAGATATATTCTCCTTTTGGTAAAGAAGAAGTATTATTAGAAAATATAGGAAAGAGAATAATTGATAATGATTTTAAATTAATTAAAATATTGAAAGATACTAAAAGAAATTATGTAGCGATAATTGAAATAGAAAAAACAAAATATATTTTAAAAGAATTTCGTTCAGAAGTAATTATTCCTCAAAGACATATTCAAACAATTTTCAAAGATGGTGAAGCTTTAACAACATTAAAAAATGGTCTAGAAGCAATAGAAGAAGGAATTGATGAATTAGTAAAACCTTTAATTGCCTTAGTAAAGAAAAATTGGATGATAGAAAAAAGTTATCTACTTATGGAATATATAGAAGGTTCACGTATAGAAACAAAAGAAGATGTAGATAAAATAATAAAATTAATAAAAAAAGTTCATCAATTAGGAAGATATCATGGAGATTTAAATACTTCAAATTTTATAAAATTAAATAATGAAATAAAAATGATTGATACACAAATAAAAAAAGAAAAAATCCTTTTTTTTAAAAGGGCATATGATATTTTTACATTGGAAGAAGATATTTTAGTTTCAAGATATTTATTTTATGATGTGGAAAAGGAATATGGAAATATAAGGAAAGGATTAGGATATTTTATAGCTAAAAGTATAAAGAATATAAAAAAATTAAAAATAATTAATATAATAAAAAAACAAAAGAAAAAATTGAGAAATAAAGGTTGGAAAATATAA